One Campylobacter concisus DNA segment encodes these proteins:
- a CDS encoding S6 family peptidase: MKNNLSISLVVSSILCSCLDAQVMDIGTNFYRDYLDLAQNKGIFKATDTPLEFTQRNGAKFTFNKIPNNNARNNKGNFTSIGRNFVVTANHTLLASAATNFNENRGWFGNTLYEYATNSTQKLYGADTTYLRTSKYIVEGQIDPLDVPNLEISSQDQAKDEANAKKIEDRFRDIKNSGGASGENILAYEAGTGSLALEKPKSDTDGFAEVMSATEFENQNIVNNALGASVNEIGVAYSAVYKTHYSSVSKPGVYLFMTSNRGFRNRLLPGDSGSGFFVYDTVAQKWVLVGVLTGVEDNKNYASIVTARDFNDYKKEYENLVSGVNVLGSALVQNKDNIFSSVNGSNITLNSNLDLGYGGIVVNSGDLTLNSTNGSKIAKFAGFDIARGASLNLNVVSDTSVHKLGKGSLIVSSSGNKPLRLGEGVVELRALNAFDKIYLTSGRGLLRLGVNENLNDKIFFGNGGGALDLNGFDQTFNNISANSSDAKITNENSQRATLKINGESGKDTIFHASIDKNIELKHSGQSKELVFDGGFDIYGALSLENAKVTLQGHPKTHAIGDASVLTPLAKSKIAAAGLSEPAYMDLTRPSTLSQPDWDERKFSAKDGIKLKSSELTIGKDAKLNGDITAKNSVINLSGELTHYIDKFDGSNTYDDGLKYRQDIDSKNLLVKDVKFDNKIVMDSDSLLRVGGGVTKLKELVINGKDMPLAKDVLLGDGKFEVENLEVSGAQKLGFEPNSLIKKSLKIKSFGSENEPVLDFKKVLTLGAGMKFDVDFTAALKGGMALDKTYTLVSAQNIINEGVIFNNEQKLGDLFMTYAISDGKIVMKLSDKKGENPAVSSNVVQERVSKFSQRENKILSMLKGTPEFVQAISSGDDEALRKLAQKADKDMKEISTSSLKMSIKALQNSNELMNSRLFQVTQLRAKADISQFKLAGLESDIMPSAKMAYEAAEASRERNNFWANVNGAYFKDKKSDGDLKFYGTNIGYDRGYDEFILGVSAGVSKAKFSSDILKDDAKIYSFGAYGLFERGAHEIQSNLNFAFINSKRSLDEAQKASVKGRGILSSNYYKYKISLSKSGEFEQSIKPLLALELGANGIDGFKNDRYDQKSINDFNVAVAAGVEYALNSDKNAFSVQFLVKQSVYNSEDKSYVSLNNSNEYVDYKLDNNKLSYKLTLNSDTKLSENLVLSSQLSGMLDNDKNYGISGGLKIEYKF; the protein is encoded by the coding sequence TTGAAAAATAATCTTAGCATTTCTCTTGTTGTATCAAGCATTTTATGTAGCTGCTTAGATGCTCAGGTCATGGATATAGGGACAAATTTTTATAGAGATTACCTTGATCTTGCGCAAAACAAAGGCATCTTTAAAGCCACAGATACTCCGCTAGAATTTACGCAAAGAAACGGCGCTAAATTTACGTTTAATAAGATCCCAAACAACAACGCAAGAAACAATAAAGGCAACTTCACCTCCATTGGGCGAAATTTTGTGGTGACGGCAAATCACACACTTCTTGCCTCAGCTGCTACAAATTTTAATGAAAACAGAGGTTGGTTTGGCAACACACTCTATGAGTACGCGACAAATTCTACGCAAAAGCTTTATGGTGCAGACACAACGTATCTGCGAACCTCAAAATACATAGTCGAAGGGCAGATCGATCCTTTGGATGTGCCAAATTTGGAGATCTCTAGCCAAGATCAAGCAAAAGATGAGGCTAATGCAAAAAAGATAGAAGATCGTTTTAGGGATATAAAAAATAGCGGTGGAGCTAGCGGTGAGAATATCCTTGCATACGAGGCTGGCACAGGGTCGCTTGCTCTTGAAAAGCCTAAAAGCGATACAGATGGTTTTGCTGAGGTGATGAGTGCTACTGAGTTTGAGAACCAAAATATAGTAAATAATGCACTTGGCGCAAGCGTAAATGAGATAGGAGTAGCGTATTCGGCAGTTTATAAGACTCATTACTCAAGTGTTAGTAAGCCCGGGGTTTATCTATTTATGACTTCAAACAGGGGCTTTAGAAATAGACTTTTGCCAGGAGATAGTGGCTCTGGGTTTTTTGTCTATGACACGGTAGCTCAAAAATGGGTCTTAGTAGGTGTTTTAACCGGAGTTGAGGACAATAAAAACTACGCATCTATCGTCACTGCAAGAGATTTTAACGACTATAAAAAAGAGTATGAAAATTTAGTAAGTGGCGTAAATGTCCTAGGTAGCGCGCTAGTGCAAAATAAAGATAATATATTTAGCAGCGTAAATGGCTCAAACATCACGCTAAACTCTAATCTAGACTTAGGATATGGCGGCATCGTCGTAAATAGCGGAGATCTTACGCTAAATAGCACAAATGGTAGCAAGATAGCAAAATTTGCAGGTTTTGACATAGCTCGTGGTGCTAGCTTAAATTTAAACGTCGTTTCAGACACAAGCGTGCATAAGCTAGGCAAAGGCAGCTTGATAGTAAGCTCAAGTGGCAACAAGCCACTAAGGCTAGGCGAGGGCGTGGTTGAGTTAAGAGCTTTAAATGCCTTTGATAAAATTTATCTAACAAGTGGCAGGGGGCTCTTAAGGCTTGGCGTGAATGAAAATTTAAATGATAAAATTTTCTTTGGCAATGGCGGCGGAGCGCTTGATCTAAATGGCTTTGATCAGACTTTTAACAACATATCAGCCAACTCAAGCGACGCGAAGATAACAAACGAAAACTCACAAAGAGCGACCCTTAAAATAAACGGCGAAAGTGGCAAAGATACGATATTTCACGCAAGCATCGATAAAAATATAGAGTTAAAACATAGCGGGCAGAGCAAGGAGCTTGTTTTTGACGGAGGATTTGACATTTATGGTGCTTTGAGCCTAGAAAACGCCAAGGTTACGCTCCAAGGTCATCCAAAGACGCACGCCATTGGCGATGCTAGCGTTTTAACTCCCCTAGCAAAGAGCAAGATAGCCGCAGCTGGTCTAAGCGAGCCAGCCTATATGGATCTAACTCGCCCATCCACACTCTCTCAGCCTGACTGGGACGAGAGAAAATTTAGTGCAAAAGATGGCATAAAGCTTAAATCATCAGAGCTTACCATAGGCAAAGATGCTAAGCTAAATGGCGACATCACGGCTAAAAACTCGGTCATAAATTTAAGTGGCGAGCTAACTCACTATATCGATAAATTTGATGGCTCAAATACCTATGATGACGGCTTAAAGTATCGCCAGGATATTGATAGTAAAAATTTGCTTGTTAAAGACGTTAAATTTGACAATAAAATCGTCATGGATAGCGATAGTCTGCTAAGAGTAGGAGGTGGCGTTACTAAGCTAAAAGAGCTAGTTATAAATGGCAAAGATATGCCTTTGGCTAAAGATGTGCTCTTAGGCGATGGTAAATTTGAGGTAGAAAATTTAGAGGTTAGTGGTGCACAAAAGCTTGGCTTTGAGCCTAATAGCCTCATAAAAAAGAGCCTAAAGATAAAGAGCTTTGGCAGTGAAAATGAGCCGGTACTTGACTTTAAAAAGGTCTTAACCCTTGGCGCTGGGATGAAATTTGATGTTGATTTTACTGCAGCACTTAAAGGCGGCATGGCACTTGATAAAACATATACTTTAGTAAGCGCGCAAAATATCATAAATGAGGGTGTTATCTTTAACAACGAGCAAAAACTTGGTGATTTGTTTATGACCTACGCCATAAGTGACGGCAAGATAGTGATGAAGCTAAGCGATAAAAAGGGAGAAAATCCGGCCGTTTCGTCCAATGTGGTGCAAGAGAGGGTTTCTAAATTTAGCCAAAGAGAAAATAAAATCCTAAGCATGCTAAAAGGCACGCCTGAATTTGTGCAAGCAATCTCAAGCGGTGATGACGAGGCACTAAGAAAACTAGCGCAAAAAGCAGATAAAGATATGAAAGAAATTTCTACTTCTTCGCTCAAAATGAGCATAAAAGCCTTGCAAAACAGCAACGAGCTGATGAACTCTAGGCTATTTCAGGTCACGCAGCTAAGGGCAAAGGCTGATATCTCGCAGTTTAAGCTAGCTGGACTTGAAAGTGACATCATGCCAAGCGCGAAGATGGCTTACGAAGCAGCAGAAGCTAGCAGGGAGAGAAACAACTTTTGGGCAAATGTAAATGGTGCTTATTTTAAAGATAAAAAAAGCGATGGCGACCTTAAATTTTATGGTACAAATATCGGCTATGACAGAGGTTATGACGAGTTTATCTTAGGTGTAAGCGCTGGAGTAAGCAAGGCTAAATTTAGCTCAGATATATTAAAAGATGATGCTAAAATTTATAGTTTTGGTGCGTATGGGCTTTTTGAAAGAGGAGCTCACGAGATACAAAGTAACTTAAATTTTGCCTTTATAAACTCAAAACGCAGCTTAGATGAGGCGCAAAAAGCTAGCGTAAAAGGCAGAGGCATCCTCTCAAGCAACTACTATAAATATAAAATTTCACTTTCTAAAAGTGGAGAGTTTGAGCAAAGCATAAAGCCACTACTCGCACTAGAGCTTGGCGCTAACGGCATTGATGGATTTAAAAATGACCGATATGATCAAAAGAGCATAAATGACTTTAATGTGGCTGTAGCAGCGGGGGTAGAATATGCTTTAAACAGTGATAAAAACGCCTTTAGCGTGCAATTTTTAGTAAAACAAAGTGTATATAACTCAGAAGATAAATCTTATGTTTCGCTTAATAATTCAAATGAGTATGTTGATTACAAACTTGATAACAATAAACTAAGCTATAAGCTTACTTTAAACTCAGACACCAAACTTAGCGAAAATTTAGTTCTCTCTTCTCAGCTAAGCGGCATGCTTGATAATGATAAAAACTACGGCATAAGTGGTGGTTTGAAGATCGAGTATAAATTTTAA
- the ppa gene encoding inorganic diphosphatase, whose product MDVSKIKFGSNPDKINAVIEIPYGSNIKYEIDKDSGAVVVDRVLYSAMFYPANYGFVPNTLAADGDPADILVLNEYPLQAGSVIPCRLIGVLVMEDEAGMDEKLLAVPVTKIDPRYEAIKSYKDLPTATLNKIKNFFETYKILEPNKWVKVKEFKDANAAKEILDAAIKNYK is encoded by the coding sequence ATGGACGTTTCAAAGATCAAATTTGGCTCAAACCCAGACAAAATCAATGCCGTAATCGAAATACCTTATGGCTCAAATATCAAATACGAGATCGACAAAGATAGCGGTGCAGTCGTAGTTGATCGCGTGCTTTACTCAGCGATGTTCTACCCAGCAAACTACGGCTTTGTGCCAAACACACTTGCAGCCGACGGCGATCCAGCTGATATTTTGGTGCTAAACGAGTATCCACTCCAAGCTGGTAGCGTCATCCCTTGCCGTTTGATAGGCGTTTTAGTGATGGAGGATGAAGCAGGCATGGATGAGAAGCTTTTGGCTGTGCCAGTTACAAAGATTGATCCAAGGTATGAGGCGATAAAAAGTTACAAAGATTTGCCAACTGCGACACTAAATAAGATCAAAAATTTCTTTGAAACTTATAAAATTCTTGAGCCAAACAAATGGGTAAAGGTGAAAGAATTTAAAGACGCAAACGCTGCAAAAGAGATTTTAGACGCTGCGATAAAAAATTATAAATAA
- a CDS encoding NirD/YgiW/YdeI family stress tolerance protein: protein MKKIFIASLAASIAMAGGFISKSPSENVISVKEALKLNDDAKVVIEGKIKSHIKSDKYEFADKNGDTIVVEIDNNKWGNVIANEDMPLRIIGEVDKELTKTKIDVDSVEVVK from the coding sequence ATGAAAAAAATCTTCATCGCTTCACTGGCTGCTAGCATCGCAATGGCTGGAGGCTTTATCTCAAAGAGCCCAAGCGAAAATGTTATAAGTGTAAAAGAAGCTTTAAAGCTAAATGATGACGCCAAAGTCGTGATTGAGGGCAAGATAAAGTCACACATCAAATCAGATAAGTATGAATTTGCCGATAAAAATGGCGACACTATCGTTGTTGAGATCGACAATAACAAGTGGGGCAATGTAATAGCTAACGAGGACATGCCTTTAAGAATAATAGGTGAGGTGGATAAAGAGCTTACAAAAACGAAGATCGACGTAGATAGCGTAGAGGTTGTAAAGTAG
- a CDS encoding adenylate kinase: MKNLFLIIGAPGSGKTTDASIIAQHDEKFAHFSTGDLLRAEVASGSELGKLIDGFISKGNLVPLDVVVNAIVSAIKSSNKSNIIIDGYPRSVEQMTELDKVLSEQDEISLKGVIEVDVSEDVARARVLGRARGADDNNEVFNNRMKVYLDPIKPIRKFYSEKELLHVVNGERGIDEIVADIKNLLSKLI, translated from the coding sequence ATGAAGAATTTATTTTTAATCATAGGCGCTCCAGGTAGCGGCAAAACAACAGACGCATCGATCATCGCACAGCATGATGAGAAATTTGCTCACTTTTCAACTGGCGATCTTTTAAGAGCTGAAGTAGCTAGCGGTAGCGAGCTTGGCAAGCTGATAGACGGCTTTATCTCAAAAGGAAATTTAGTCCCACTTGACGTTGTCGTAAATGCGATCGTCTCAGCTATCAAAAGCTCAAATAAATCAAACATCATAATCGACGGCTATCCAAGAAGCGTTGAGCAAATGACCGAGCTTGACAAAGTCTTAAGCGAGCAAGATGAAATTTCTCTAAAAGGTGTCATCGAAGTAGATGTTAGCGAAGATGTGGCAAGAGCTAGAGTGCTTGGCCGTGCAAGGGGCGCTGATGATAACAACGAAGTCTTTAACAACCGCATGAAAGTCTATCTTGATCCGATAAAGCCTATCCGCAAATTTTACAGCGAAAAAGAGCTACTTCACGTGGTAAATGGCGAGCGTGGCATCGACGAAATCGTAGCTGACATCAAAAATTTACTATCTAAACTTATATAA
- the aspS gene encoding aspartate--tRNA ligase: MRSHYCTDLSKADIGKEVILCGWANTYRDHGGVVFIDLRDVSGLIQLVCDPADSKEAHDVAAKVRDEYVLKAKGKVRARGEGLTNPKLKTGEIEVIVSELIIENPSEPLPFMIGDESVNEDIRLKYRFLDLRSERLQNIFKMRSRAAIAARNSLDKMGFIEFETPVLTRATPEGARDYLVPSRVYPGQFYALPQSPQLFKQLLMCSGFDKYFQIAKCFRDEDLRADRQPEFTQIDIEMSFVEQEDIINMAETMLKDIFKACGHDIKTPFRRMSYKEATETYGSDKPDLRYDLKMIDVIDIFERSNNEIFSSIAKDKKKNRIKALKVPNGDNIFSKREMNRFEEFVRKFGAQGLGYFQMKEDGLKGPLCKFFEQSDLDEIVSRCELKVGDVVFFGAGKKKIVLDYMGRFRIFLAEQMGIIDQDRLEFLWVLDFPMFEQNDDGSYSAMHHPFTMPKNIDEPDLEDILSIAHDVVLNGFELGGGSIRIHKNDIQQKVFKLLGINEAEQREKFGFLLDALTFGAPPHGGIAIGFDRLNMLVNKASSIRDVIAFPKTQRAQCPLTKAPSYASNEQLRELGLRIREKEQKA, encoded by the coding sequence ATGCGAAGTCATTATTGCACCGATCTTAGCAAAGCTGATATCGGCAAAGAAGTAATACTTTGTGGCTGGGCAAACACATATAGAGACCACGGTGGCGTTGTTTTCATCGACTTAAGAGACGTTAGCGGGCTTATACAACTAGTTTGTGACCCTGCTGACAGCAAAGAAGCACACGACGTGGCTGCAAAAGTAAGAGATGAATATGTCTTAAAAGCAAAAGGAAAAGTAAGAGCTAGGGGCGAAGGACTAACCAATCCAAAGCTAAAAACTGGCGAGATAGAGGTGATAGTAAGCGAGCTCATCATCGAAAATCCAAGCGAGCCACTACCATTTATGATAGGCGATGAGAGCGTAAATGAGGACATCAGGCTAAAATATCGCTTTTTAGACCTTAGAAGCGAACGCTTGCAAAATATCTTTAAAATGCGTTCTCGCGCAGCAATCGCAGCTAGAAACAGCCTAGATAAAATGGGCTTTATCGAGTTTGAAACTCCAGTTTTAACACGTGCAACTCCAGAAGGTGCGAGAGACTACCTAGTGCCAAGCCGCGTGTATCCAGGCCAATTTTACGCGCTCCCACAAAGCCCGCAGCTATTTAAACAACTTTTGATGTGTTCTGGCTTTGATAAGTATTTTCAGATAGCAAAATGCTTCCGCGACGAGGACTTAAGGGCTGATCGCCAACCAGAATTTACTCAAATAGATATCGAAATGAGCTTTGTCGAGCAAGAAGATATCATAAATATGGCTGAGACGATGCTAAAAGATATCTTTAAAGCCTGCGGGCACGACATCAAAACGCCATTTAGACGTATGAGCTACAAAGAGGCGACTGAGACTTACGGCTCAGATAAGCCTGATCTTAGATATGATCTAAAAATGATCGATGTGATTGATATTTTCGAGCGATCAAACAATGAAATTTTTAGCTCTATCGCAAAAGATAAGAAGAAAAACCGCATAAAAGCGCTAAAAGTGCCAAATGGTGACAACATCTTTAGTAAGCGCGAGATGAATAGATTTGAGGAGTTTGTACGTAAATTTGGCGCACAAGGTCTTGGCTACTTCCAGATGAAAGAAGATGGCTTAAAAGGCCCGCTTTGCAAATTTTTCGAGCAAAGCGATCTTGACGAGATCGTCTCAAGATGTGAGCTAAAGGTTGGCGACGTCGTATTTTTTGGTGCTGGCAAGAAAAAAATCGTGCTTGATTATATGGGACGATTTAGAATTTTCCTAGCAGAGCAAATGGGCATCATCGATCAAGATAGACTTGAGTTTTTATGGGTGCTTGACTTCCCAATGTTTGAGCAAAATGACGATGGTAGCTACTCTGCGATGCACCACCCATTTACAATGCCAAAAAATATAGACGAGCCTGATCTTGAAGATATCCTCTCTATCGCTCACGACGTCGTCCTAAACGGCTTTGAGCTTGGAGGTGGAAGCATAAGAATTCACAAAAATGACATCCAACAAAAAGTCTTTAAGCTTCTTGGCATAAATGAAGCCGAGCAGCGTGAGAAATTTGGCTTCTTGCTTGATGCCTTGACATTTGGTGCGCCTCCACATGGTGGTATCGCGATCGGCTTTGACAGACTAAATATGCTTGTAAATAAAGCAAGCTCGATCCGCGACGTCATAGCCTTCCCTAAAACACAGCGCGCTCAGTGCCCACTCACAAAGGCACCAAGCTACGCTAGCAACGAACAGCTTAGGGAGCTAGGACTAAGAATAAGAGAAAAAGAGCAAAAGGCTTAA
- a CDS encoding NAD(+) kinase, with translation MKNEQKFNTKSAKKVGLVAKDYPLFKQDLAKLEKILKKYNAEILLEKSCAKQVEKSGFELIKLAKECEFLITLGGDGTIISTCRKLAHISPLILGIHAGRLGFLTDITINESENFFKDFFDDKFEVETPFMLDVTLHKNDGKTEQKIAFNDAVIVSKNGGSMTHIEALLNEKYFNSYFGDGVIVATPAGTTAYNMSANGPIIYPLSEVFALTPICSHSLTQRPVVLTKNHTVKFRTKSDAILVIDGQDRFDMSKISAVSMSLSDKKARLIRHIGRDYFQILKEKLHWGYND, from the coding sequence ATGAAAAATGAACAAAAATTTAATACCAAAAGTGCCAAAAAAGTGGGACTTGTCGCGAAAGATTATCCTTTATTTAAGCAGGATTTAGCAAAGCTAGAAAAAATTTTAAAAAAGTATAACGCAGAAATTTTGCTTGAAAAAAGCTGCGCAAAACAGGTAGAAAAAAGTGGCTTTGAGCTGATAAAACTAGCCAAAGAGTGCGAATTTCTTATCACGCTTGGCGGTGACGGCACTATCATTTCAACTTGCAGAAAGCTAGCTCACATCTCGCCGCTAATACTTGGCATACACGCTGGCAGGCTCGGCTTTTTGACAGATATCACTATAAATGAGAGTGAGAATTTTTTTAAAGACTTTTTTGATGATAAATTTGAGGTAGAAACGCCTTTTATGTTAGACGTCACACTTCATAAAAATGATGGCAAAACCGAGCAAAAGATAGCATTTAACGACGCAGTCATCGTTAGTAAAAATGGCGGCTCGATGACGCATATCGAGGCACTTTTAAATGAAAAGTATTTTAACTCATATTTTGGCGACGGCGTCATAGTGGCAACTCCTGCTGGAACCACGGCTTATAATATGAGTGCAAATGGCCCGATTATATATCCGCTAAGCGAGGTCTTTGCGCTAACTCCCATCTGTTCGCACTCGCTCACGCAGCGTCCAGTCGTGCTTACCAAAAATCACACGGTTAAATTTAGAACAAAAAGCGACGCCATTTTAGTAATAGACGGTCAAGACCGCTTTGATATGAGTAAAATTTCAGCCGTCAGTATGAGCCTGAGCGACAAAAAAGCGAGGTTGATACGCCACATCGGCAGGGATTATTTTCAAATTTTAAAAGAGAAACTTCACTGGGGTTATAATGATTGA
- a CDS encoding AAA family ATPase, translating to MIDRILIKDYLNFKNVELNFKEGLSVFTGVSGAGKSVLMGAIMAVFGLKDSEARLIEADVEHKFELDEFGIENEEVNIFKLLKDKSTRYFINQQAISKRNLAQVAREHIKYLSAKEANEFENEKFLNLLDRLEISKNEKFKEIKQEFEEAFLEFSKISRELATIKEEEKKVEELKELASFEIEKIRSVGPKKGEFEELMETKKRLSKKDKINEAWARAERIFELEHSVNEALSISDLDSGFFEDAMNELRVARDSLNMEELDDIDVESVLDRIEALNAIIRRYGSEEEALEALDKKEKELARYENLSFEKSELEKKFEILSKKANELASTLSKARSVNLKELEAMINLYLKELYMPDIKLKIEAKKLDILGVDEVCLNLNETSLKNLSSGELNRLRLAFIAASSEITKTGGDVIILDEIDANLSGKEAMSIANVLLKLANFYQIFAISHQPQLSSKANSHFLVERHGESSVVRELDKEERVNELARMISGEHISEEAINFAKGLLK from the coding sequence ATGATTGATCGAATTTTGATTAAGGATTATCTAAATTTTAAAAATGTCGAGCTAAATTTCAAAGAGGGTCTTAGCGTATTTACGGGCGTTAGCGGCGCTGGCAAGTCGGTGCTAATGGGCGCTATAATGGCTGTTTTTGGGCTAAAAGATAGCGAGGCAAGGCTAATAGAAGCTGACGTGGAGCATAAATTTGAGCTTGATGAGTTTGGCATAGAAAACGAAGAGGTCAATATTTTCAAGCTTTTAAAAGATAAGAGCACGAGGTATTTTATAAACCAACAAGCCATCTCAAAGAGAAATTTAGCCCAAGTGGCGCGCGAGCACATCAAATATCTCTCGGCAAAAGAGGCAAATGAATTTGAAAATGAGAAATTTCTAAATTTGCTTGACAGGCTTGAAATTTCAAAAAATGAGAAATTTAAAGAGATAAAACAAGAATTTGAAGAGGCGTTTTTGGAATTTTCTAAAATTTCACGAGAGTTAGCCACTATAAAAGAGGAAGAGAAAAAGGTCGAGGAGCTAAAGGAGCTTGCTAGCTTTGAGATCGAGAAGATAAGAAGTGTCGGGCCTAAAAAAGGCGAGTTTGAAGAGCTTATGGAGACTAAAAAGAGGCTTAGTAAAAAGGATAAGATAAATGAGGCGTGGGCTAGAGCTGAGCGGATATTTGAGCTAGAGCACAGCGTAAATGAGGCGTTAAGTATCAGTGACCTTGATAGTGGCTTTTTTGAAGATGCGATGAATGAGCTAAGGGTGGCAAGAGATAGCCTAAATATGGAGGAGCTTGACGATATCGACGTGGAGAGCGTGCTTGATAGGATAGAAGCTCTTAATGCCATCATTAGGCGCTATGGCAGCGAAGAAGAGGCGTTAGAAGCGCTTGATAAAAAGGAAAAAGAGCTTGCTAGATATGAAAATTTAAGCTTTGAAAAGAGCGAGCTAGAGAAGAAATTTGAAATTTTAAGCAAAAAGGCAAATGAGCTAGCCAGCACTTTAAGCAAGGCAAGGAGCGTAAATTTAAAAGAGCTTGAGGCAATGATAAATTTATACCTAAAAGAGCTTTATATGCCAGATATCAAGCTAAAGATCGAGGCTAAAAAGCTTGATATCTTGGGAGTTGATGAGGTTTGTTTAAATTTAAATGAGACCTCGCTTAAAAATTTAAGCTCAGGCGAGCTAAACCGCTTAAGGCTAGCCTTCATAGCTGCCTCTAGCGAGATCACAAAAACGGGCGGTGATGTCATCATTTTAGACGAAATAGATGCAAATTTAAGTGGAAAAGAGGCGATGAGTATCGCAAATGTCTTGCTTAAGCTAGCAAATTTTTATCAAATTTTTGCCATTTCGCACCAGCCGCAGCTTAGCTCAAAGGCAAATTCGCACTTTTTAGTAGAGCGTCACGGCGAGAGCTCAGTCGTAAGAGAGCTTGACAAAGAGGAGCGTGTAAATGAGCTTGCGCGTATGATAAGCGGCGAGCATATCAGCGAAGAGGCGATAAATTTCGCCAAAGGACTTTTAAAATAG
- a CDS encoding diguanylate cyclase: MERILVVDDNKALAKLIVMQMEKSIEDMAIDVAYDFAEAQMLISEHGKDYFMTILDLNLPDAPNGEIVDYVLAQGLCAIVLTGSIDDKTKEFFINKDIVDYVYKGNMDDINYIFQMINRLSKNRQYKVLVVEDSLPFRNMIKKILTSLQFKVLAAAHGEEAMSYFADNPDINLIITDYRMPVKDGLEVLKEVRKEKDKNHLGVIIMTSPSEKTDASIFLKNGASDFIAKPFSKEELICRVNNTIEAMENINKIANFANRDFLTGAYNRRFFYQDIEEYVQAAEELDEPYAFAMLDIDHFKKINDTYGHDGGDKILKSLAKILIDNTKGRDVVARFGGEEFCVVLKKIAKEEAIKFFVNLRAKVAENEVIIKDKTIKVTVSIGVSFGKGHCEIDDMLEACDSALYVAKENGRNRVEIAL; this comes from the coding sequence ATGGAAAGAATTCTAGTAGTTGATGATAATAAGGCACTTGCTAAGCTAATCGTCATGCAGATGGAAAAGAGCATTGAGGATATGGCGATCGACGTTGCGTATGATTTTGCCGAAGCTCAGATGCTTATTAGCGAGCACGGCAAAGATTATTTTATGACTATCTTGGATCTAAATTTACCTGACGCACCAAATGGTGAGATCGTTGATTATGTCCTTGCTCAAGGGCTCTGTGCTATCGTTTTAACTGGTAGCATCGATGATAAGACGAAAGAATTTTTTATAAACAAAGACATAGTTGATTACGTTTATAAGGGCAACATGGATGATATCAACTACATCTTTCAAATGATAAACAGACTAAGCAAAAATAGACAATACAAAGTTCTAGTTGTTGAGGACTCACTGCCTTTTAGAAATATGATAAAAAAAATCTTAACTAGCCTTCAGTTTAAGGTTTTAGCAGCGGCTCACGGCGAAGAGGCGATGAGCTATTTTGCTGATAATCCTGATATAAATTTAATCATAACTGACTATAGAATGCCTGTTAAAGATGGCTTAGAAGTCTTAAAAGAGGTTAGAAAAGAGAAAGATAAAAACCACCTTGGCGTGATCATCATGACCTCGCCTAGCGAAAAGACTGATGCTTCGATATTTTTAAAAAATGGAGCTAGCGACTTTATAGCAAAGCCATTTTCAAAAGAAGAGCTCATTTGCCGTGTGAATAACACCATTGAGGCGATGGAAAATATAAATAAGATAGCAAATTTTGCTAACCGTGACTTTTTAACTGGCGCTTACAATAGAAGATTTTTCTACCAAGATATAGAAGAGTACGTCCAAGCAGCTGAAGAGCTTGATGAACCTTATGCATTTGCTATGCTTGATATAGATCACTTTAAAAAGATAAATGACACATACGGACATGATGGTGGCGATAAGATACTAAAATCACTCGCAAAGATACTAATTGACAATACAAAAGGAAGAGATGTGGTCGCTAGGTTTGGTGGTGAGGAATTTTGTGTTGTTCTTAAAAAGATAGCAAAAGAGGAGGCAATTAAATTTTTTGTAAATTTAAGAGCAAAAGTGGCTGAAAATGAGGTGATCATAAAAGATAAAACCATAAAAGTGACCGTTTCTATCGGGGTTTCTTTTGGGAAAGGTCACTGCGAGATAGATGATATGCTTGAAGCTTGCGACTCAGCGCTTTATGTCGCAAAAGAAAATGGTAGAAACAGGGTAGAAATAGCTTTATGA